One Seriola aureovittata isolate HTS-2021-v1 ecotype China chromosome 3, ASM2101889v1, whole genome shotgun sequence genomic window, ccaatcagaagagaggaggctctgagcctctcttctgattggctgactgttttctgagtgatccaataaatataaagcagatttcaggtaaaaacactcagagaaaccaaatcctgcaaggtttggatggtgggtccaggtgggcggggcttggtgactgctttgttgtgacatcacaaagttccagaagtcctgacggctggttttaaggctcagtttctgaatacaggctgtgtgcatttctctgtggactgaggctttgatactttcacagtattaatatagaagctagagctgatctataatcacactacacatggacacagacctttacactggaggagattTAAATTCACTCAACTTATAGAAACAAAATCATCCGGATCCAGTTTATCTTCTGCTTAGCTTGTAAAGTGAGTGCTGTCTAACTTTGAACAggagtgtgatgtgtgtgtgtgtgtgtgtgtgtgtgtgcgtgtgtgcgtgtgtgcgtgcatgtgtgtgtgtgtgtgtgtgtgtgtgtgtgtgtgtgtgtgtgtgtgtgtgtgagagtgtactGAATGTGGCAGACCCAGTTTCTTCACTCCCTGCCTCTGTTTCTTTGTCCAGACAATGAATGACTTTGACTATCTGAAGCTTCTGGGCAAAGGCACTTTTGGGAAAGTCATTCTGGTGAGGGAGAAGGCGAGCGGCACCTACTACGCCATGAAGATCTTGAAGAAGGAAGTCATTATAGCCAAGGTCCTTCCGACGTTTGccagcttttgtttgttgtttgtaaagatttgtaaatttaacatttttaatcctAATTTTATTCAGATGCCAGTTTTTTTGTCACTGGATTGAAAAGATTTCACTTCACTGTCTTATATTTGGCATGTAATGAAATATTGTAAATGATTATCGCTGCATAAACATCATGTCCGCACTCTCCTTTTGTTTCCTaactcatctcctcctcttctctccttcctcgcAGGATGAAGttgctcacacactcacagaaagtAGGGTATTAAAAAACACTCGGCATCCATTCCTAACTGTGAGTATCACTGTGTGGAAACattgcacacagacacacctgtgctgctgctgctgctgctgctgtgtgagttCTGTGTCAGGATGAATGTCCACCCAGTTTAGAAATGAGAAGCTTCGGCTCAAAGACTCTTTTGATATCAGAGATAACAGCTGGAAGGATTCAGACCACACATGCTTCTGTTcttcaaaaaaaataatgaaacaaacgTCTGAGCGCTGCCGAGTTAAAACAACCACTTTATATATTGTGTTTCAGTCTCTGAAGTACTCGTTCCAGACTAAGGACCGGCTGTGCTTTGTAATGGAGTACGTCAAcggaggagaggtgagaggtcGCTGAGTTGTTTTTAATGCTGATAGATGTTATTTTCAAGGATTATTGACGACTGTTGTGCGACTCGGAGCGTTAGCAggaagcagtcaccgctctctgTGCGGTTAAATCAACGGCTCGGCTCATGAGCTGGAGGGAGCCGCAGCAGCTTTAGCGTTAGCATCAACGCAGCAACAGTGAGAATAGGTTTTAATGACCACCCGCACGGACATGATTGGATGTTATTAGTCAGCTGATTGCCACCGAGCCAATGATCACGAAGCACGAATGAAGCAGCCCGAGCTGAAGTCCAGTGTCTCTTCACACACAGATTTCCTCGTGAGTCTTTttataacttctgttgtgaagAAACAACCTTGTATTTATGATATCAGTTTATTAGTCACATGACCAGCAGTCGTTTGGTCAGGACTGGACCACTGATGGAGCAGAGCTTTAATTAGAAGTCTCTCTCAAGTATatggagaaacaaacaaacaaatatcctCGTTTGTGTTTCCgcattatgttttctttctgcagacCATCGTGAACGTCTGCGAGTCCGTCAGCTGGTTGCTCAGTGACATTTGTAGGAATTAGATTTCTGcatcatttaatttaatcaagTTTGGGATCAATTTATTGTCGGTGTTGATCATCTTCAAGACCAAACGTCACGTAGAAActcttctcctctttgctgTTGCGATCAGTTTGTCCGTGGTGACGTGGACCTCGCCACCTGAGCTTGAAGGATATTTATGATCGCAGTGATACGTGTTGTTTCAGTCTGATTGCTGGTTATTTATCAGACGAGAGTGAACTGGTTGGTTTGTTGACCTGAGACAAAACAATGTCTGTCTGATGAGCAGAGACAGTGTGAGGCGTCTTGTCTTTATTATTTGTGTCTGTAGAGAAAAACATTACGACTCTCTGGTTCGACCCAGCGACACTGTTGACTGCATGTTCGTACCAAATATTCCCCTGAACACCTGAACGTCCACAGTATTGATCACATTCGACTATAACTGATCTCTGCTGAGAATAAACAGCAGTGACTCGTGACTGGATGAACGAACCAGACGTGATGAAGGTGAATGaacctgtgttttttgtttttcagctgtttttccaCTTGTCAAGAGAAAGAGTTTTTTCAGAGGACCGCACCCGTTTCTACGGTGCAGAGATCGTCTCTGCTCTCGACTACCTACATTCTGCCAAGATCGTCTACCGTGACCTGAAGGTAAACCTCACCTGCTGTCACACCTGGGGACAGTCAGACATCAGACACCTGCCCGGGTTTATAAGAAAACACACGTTCACGTTGTTTTATTCTCTCGTCAGCTGGAGAACCTCATGTTGGACAAAGACGGCCACATCAAGATCACCGACTTCGGCCTCTGCAAAGAAGGCATCACCGACACTGCCACGATGAAGACGTTCTGTGGAACACCAGAGTACCTGGCtcctgaggtcagaggtcacaccaGACACAAACACGAAGAActcaaatgatgttttttgtttcgGGACTTGATTCAAACTCGCTGCGTTTACAATTTACAAACAGAGACGTCTGTTCTGCAGCCGCCGAGGCCGAAGTGGACGTTTCTAAATCTTTACAAGTAAAATGTCAATAACTAATCTCACTTCCTCCTAAGTGGAGTTTATTTTAACGTACAGAGGTGAAAGAGGAAATCAAATATGTCAAATAAGTCAGAAAGAGCTTCATCGTTTTCACAGGTCGCTCAGAGGAAGCACGGCAGAGATTCATGTCgcgtctgtgttgtgtgttctcaGGTGTTGGAGGACAACGACTACGGGCGGGCGGTGGACTGGTGGGGTTTGGGCGTGGTGACGTACGAGATGATGTGCGGCCGCCTGCCGTTCTACAACCAGGACCACGAGAAGCTGTTTGAGCTCATCCTCATGGAGGAGATCAAGTTCCCGCGAACCCTGTCGGCCGACGCCAAGTCGCTGCTGTCGGGACTCCTCATCAAGGACCCCAACAAACGGTACGACACATGAGCGGCGTGCGGGGAGGAGAACACTGTCGCCGggcaaacagagaggagagagacgtGATCACAGAGACGTGGACAGTGTCCTCGCCACCAacaccttgtttttctttccatttttctttaaaatttgCTGCGAGCAGGTGTTGTCCCGTGGCGACGGCCTCCTCCCTGACGCGCTTCTTCTCACCCGCATGTGACGAGCTGATTAACAACATTCAAGCTGTTCATTCTTTTGCTTTAAACCAAAGACGgaaaaacaggaacagagcgagttttccaaattaaaaaacaacaagaaactgTCCAATTCTGGTGTTTGCAGATTTCTATTTTTaagtaaatatttcaaaataaaagtaaaattaagcaagcactgttttttattttgtttttggtttaaaacaaaagagacaaa contains:
- the akt3b gene encoding RAC-gamma serine/threonine-protein kinase — encoded protein: MSDQNVVKEGWVQKRGEYIKNWRPRYFLLKTDGSFIGYKDKPQDSDLAYPLNNFSVAKCQLMKTERPKPNTFIIRCLQWTTVIERTFHVDTPDERDEWAEAIQMVAESLAKQEEEGILCSPTSQIENVNEEEMDTSISHYKRKTMNDFDYLKLLGKGTFGKVILVREKASGTYYAMKILKKEVIIAKDEVAHTLTESRVLKNTRHPFLTSLKYSFQTKDRLCFVMEYVNGGELFFHLSRERVFSEDRTRFYGAEIVSALDYLHSAKIVYRDLKLENLMLDKDGHIKITDFGLCKEGITDTATMKTFCGTPEYLAPEVLEDNDYGRAVDWWGLGVVTYEMMCGRLPFYNQDHEKLFELILMEEIKFPRTLSADAKSLLSGLLIKDPNKRLGGGPDDAKEIMRHSFFGTIDWQDVYDKKLVPPFQPQVTSETDTRYFDEEFTAQTITITPPEKYDEDGMDAADNERRPHFPQFSYSASGRE